Sequence from the Syntrophaceae bacterium genome:
GGGAAGATGACATCAAGGTCCGCGACGGACTCATGGATGCCGTTGCCGGGACCCTTCAGAATCGTACCTCCCCGCTGCGCACGACCCTTCCGGCCTCGCTGGGAAAAGAGCGGGAGGAAGTTCTCCGGCGCCTGGAGATGGTCCGACTGTTCCTCAGGGACCTGATCGTGTGGAAAGAAACGGGGCGCCGCGACCTTCTCCTGTACGGCGACCGCCTGGACCTGATCGGCCCCCTCTCGGAGACGCTTTCGGGCCGGGAGCTCCTCGCAAGGCTGGACGCTGTGAGCAGGACCCAACGGGCCGTGGAACAGAACGCGAACCGCCCCCTCGTTCTGGAAGCGATGATCCTTCAGTGGTCCGGGGCGGCCTGAAGAACGGTTTCAGAAAGTGAATGTCATGGAAGAAGCAGCAGCCGAACCCCGGATTGTCGGTGTACGATTCCGGAAGGAAGGCAAGACATACCTCTTTGACGCCGCCGGACTGTCCCTCAACCGGGATGATGCCGTCGTGGTGGACACGGAGTTCGGTCCGGCCCTCGGACTGGTGGCGACGACCTCCAGCATGATCCCTCTGGTCGAACCGCCGACGGCCCTGAAAAAAGTACTCCGGCTGGCGACGGACGATGACCTGCAGGTCCGGATGGATCTGCAGCGGTTCGAGCAGGAGTGCCACCAGTTCTGCAAGGAGCGGATTGCCGAGCGGGCCCTGCCCATGAAGCTCATCGAGGCGGAATGCCTCTTTGACCGGAGCAAGGTGATCTTCTACTTTACCGCCGAAAACCGGGTGGATTTCCGGGAACTTGTCAAGGATCTCGTCCAGCGTTTCCGGATCCGCATCGAGCTCCGCCAGATCGGAGCGAGACAGGAAACGCGTCTGATCAAGG
This genomic interval carries:
- a CDS encoding stage 0 sporulation protein, producing the protein MEEAAAEPRIVGVRFRKEGKTYLFDAAGLSLNRDDAVVVDTEFGPALGLVATTSSMIPLVEPPTALKKVLRLATDDDLQVRMDLQRFEQECHQFCKERIAERALPMKLIEAECLFDRSKVIFYFTAENRVDFRELVKDLVQRFRIRIELRQIGARQETRLIKGMGICGREVCCAGFLSNLDRVTVKMAKEQGMSLNPEKISGLCGRLMCCLAYEYDSYAERKKKLPKCGKIVQTEGGPGKVVRQNVLKGDVMVQLEDGKEVTLSIKDND